Proteins encoded by one window of Tunturibacter psychrotolerans:
- a CDS encoding tetratricopeptide repeat protein, with protein MARASGTAMEGLLQGGFLHVASGIRYKVFSRDGRAWMSYDRDDAPEASNERSVLDGEKELHYFIGSGRRGRTYLYEEEGQWFEIPINFYGKKQLWDMAPNYGATKTMPAALPVDSNCLHCHASEVQMALPEARNRYAGSPFLQGGVGCAACHGDASKHLLAQGRGPIVNPTKLAVAARDSVCLQCHLEGNVAVYRAGRSLAEFRVGDDLADYVVYSVKASAKTGGGRASSQYEALLRSACKLASGDKLTCTTCHDPHSSPSSEERVNYFRDRCLTCHTGSKMATAHHPEQKDCAVCHMPTHEAADISHEQATDHNIQRRPHSASPTIRLLDAAEEDDLLPVGKVSAGDREMGLAYAQLAESGNQKDAEKALRLLLRAEKNGASDVELHTKLGFIEQMSGDKSDARKEYADSLKEDPYDATALGNLAVLDAVSGHTSDAVDLLRRAVEADPSQITAGLNLAFIECRVGNKKRALEILTRLARFDPDDPTLRQFLSSGIYAGERCSVG; from the coding sequence ATGGCGCGAGCTAGTGGGACGGCTATGGAGGGACTGTTGCAGGGGGGCTTCCTTCATGTCGCTTCGGGCATTCGTTATAAGGTTTTTTCGCGGGATGGTAGAGCTTGGATGTCGTATGACCGCGACGATGCTCCGGAGGCATCGAATGAGCGATCCGTTCTGGACGGTGAGAAAGAGTTGCACTACTTTATCGGCTCCGGACGCCGTGGCCGTACTTACCTTTATGAGGAAGAAGGGCAGTGGTTTGAGATTCCCATCAATTTTTATGGGAAGAAGCAGTTGTGGGACATGGCTCCAAACTATGGCGCAACGAAGACCATGCCTGCGGCGCTGCCTGTCGATTCCAACTGTCTCCATTGTCATGCTTCGGAGGTGCAGATGGCGTTACCTGAAGCTCGTAACCGATACGCGGGGTCCCCGTTCCTACAGGGAGGCGTTGGATGCGCAGCCTGCCATGGTGATGCTTCGAAGCACCTGCTGGCGCAGGGGAGGGGGCCGATTGTAAATCCGACTAAATTGGCTGTCGCGGCGAGGGATAGCGTTTGTCTCCAGTGCCATCTTGAAGGCAATGTAGCTGTTTATCGTGCGGGAAGATCGCTGGCAGAGTTCCGGGTAGGAGACGATCTTGCGGATTACGTCGTTTACTCCGTGAAGGCAAGCGCAAAGACGGGCGGCGGTCGTGCGAGTAGCCAGTATGAGGCTCTTCTACGTAGCGCGTGCAAGCTCGCCAGCGGCGATAAATTGACCTGCACTACCTGCCACGATCCTCACAGTTCGCCAAGTTCGGAAGAGCGAGTCAACTACTTTCGCGACAGGTGTCTAACGTGCCATACGGGCTCGAAAATGGCGACAGCACACCATCCTGAGCAAAAAGACTGTGCGGTCTGTCACATGCCCACGCATGAAGCTGCTGACATTTCTCATGAACAGGCGACGGACCACAATATTCAACGGCGACCGCACTCAGCTTCTCCAACCATACGGCTTTTGGACGCTGCAGAGGAGGACGATCTGTTGCCGGTTGGTAAGGTATCGGCTGGGGATAGAGAGATGGGATTGGCGTACGCACAGTTAGCGGAGAGCGGGAACCAAAAAGATGCGGAAAAGGCATTGCGTCTTCTCCTAAGAGCTGAAAAAAACGGTGCGAGTGACGTCGAGCTTCATACGAAGCTTGGATTTATCGAGCAGATGTCCGGGGATAAAAGCGATGCTCGTAAAGAGTATGCCGATTCGTTGAAGGAAGATCCGTATGATGCTACGGCGTTGGGAAACCTTGCGGTTCTGGATGCGGTATCGGGACACACTTCCGATGCGGTCGATCTGCTGCGGCGAGCGGTGGAGGCTGATCCGAGCCAGATAACGGCCGGGCTAAACCTGGCGTTCATCGAGTGTAGGGTGGGCAACAAAAAGAGAGCTCTAGAGATTCTTACTCGGCTGGCTCGATTTGACCCCGACGATCCTACGCTTCGACAGTTTCTGTCGTCGGGTATCTACGCAGGCGAACGATGTAGCGTTGGCTAG